One stretch of Arachis hypogaea cultivar Tifrunner chromosome 20, arahy.Tifrunner.gnm2.J5K5, whole genome shotgun sequence DNA includes these proteins:
- the LOC112782874 gene encoding receptor-like serine/threonine-protein kinase SD1-8 — protein sequence MRIFITPLNYLIIIVISFFFFFIIPSTSSDTLTGTQNLTTNQTLLSQNQSFVLGFFRGSNTNYYLGIWYNNIIPQTIIWVANRDNPIDNSTGYLKIGENGNFVLLNSSGNPAWSSNQTSAKNPVLQLLDTGNLVLKDSEQSNNYLWQSFDYPTDTLLAGMKLGWDLDTGIEKYLTSWKVTGVDPSSGHYTYKLDYRGLPEIFLRRNQTIIYRTGPWNGERFSGVPKMNTDTDSIVFSFSDDAHGVFYSFSIGNASLLSRLTMTSDSGGELQRWTWTESSESWNEFWYAPADQCDHYRECGPYGVCDNNASPVCTCMKGFSPKNPQAWNLRDGSGGCVRNTGLNCSTDKFLHLENMKLPETSSVFINKSMTLDECGSLCKRNCSCTAYANIDIRNGGSGCVMWLGQLIDIRVYATYGQDLFVRLAAADIGSTSSSKSRRAVLAIGITLSALVLVLGLVAICYLRKKRQQRSRAAIPGFVHRSPDSLMNEVVSSRGYLGDESNMDDIELPLFDCDTLTMATNNFSQDNKLGEGGFGSVYMGRLIEGRKIAVKRLSKNSGQGIEEFKNEAKLIVKLQHRNLVRLLGCCIENDEKMLVYEYMENRGLDSILFDNSESRVLLDWERRFNIIYGIARGLLYLHQDSRFRIIHRDLKISNILLDSEMIPKISDFGMARIFDKDQTQAKTLRVVGTYGYMSPEYAMHGNFSVKSDVFSFGVMVLEIITGKKNREFYSDNNELNLLGNVWKHWHEGTALTLLDPSICNSYTEAEVVRCIHIGLLCVQEHAEDRPTMSSVILMLSSETSSLPNPKTPGFSIKKIHPKTESSSSSVNQVTVTMLDAR from the exons ATGAGAATCTTCATCACTCCCCTTAACTACCTCATCATCATTGTTattagcttcttcttcttcttcatcattccATCAACCTCTTCGGATACTTTAACCGGAACACAAAACCTCACAACCAACCAAACGCTATTATCACAAAACCAATCCTTCGTGCTGGGCTTCTTCAGAGGTTCCAACACCAACTATTATCTCGGAATATGGTACAACAACATCATTCCTCAAACAATAATTTGGGTTGCAAACAGAGACAACCCCATTGACAACTCTACAGGCTATCTCAAGATTGGAGAAAACGGAAACTTTGTCCTCCTCAATTCATCCGGCAACCCCGCATGGTCCTCCAACCAAACCAGCGCCAAGAATCCAGTTCTCCAGCTCCTCGATACCGGTAACCTTGTTCTCAAAGATTCAGAACAGAGCAATAACTACCTATGGCAGAGCTTCGATTACCCAACAGATACCTTGTTAGCTGGGATGAAGTTGGGTTGGGACTTAGACACAGGAATTGAGAAGTACTTAACATCGTGGAAGGTCACAGGTGTTGACCCTTCTTCCGGTCACTACACTTACAAGCTAGATTACCGCGGTTTACCTGAGATTTTTCTGAGGAGAAACCAGACTATCATATACCGAACTGGTCCTTGGAATGGTGAGAGATTCAGCGGGGTTCCAAAGATGAACACCGATACTGATTCCATTGTGTTCAGCTTCTCCGATGACGCGCACGGCGTGTTCTACTCTTTCTCCATCGGGAACGCTTCTTTGTTATCGAGGCTAACGATGACGTCAGATTCAGGCGGAGAACTTCAACGGTGGACGTGGACAGAGAGCAGCGAATCTTGGAACGAGTTCTGGTACGCACCGGCGGATCAATGCGACCATTACAGGGAGTGTGGTCCGTACGGAGTGTGTGACAATAATGCATCGCCGGTTTGCACATGTATGAAAGGGTTCAGCCCTAAGAACCCTCAGGCTTGGAATCTGAGAGATGGATCTGGCGGGTGTGTGAGGAACACGGGTTTGAATTGTTCGACTGACAAGTTCTTACATCTTGAGAACATGAAGCTGCCGGAGACAAGCAGCGTGTTTATAAATAAGAGTATGACACTTGATGAATGTGGGAGTTTGTGTAAGAGGAATTGTTCATGCACTGCATATGCAAACATCGATATTAGAAATGGAGGAAGTGGCTGTGTTATGTGGCTTGGTCAACTCATTGACATTAGAGTCTACGCTACCTATGGCCAAGATCTCTTCGTCAGATTGGCAGCTGCTGATATAG GATCTACTAGCTCCAGCAAGAGTCGTAGAGCAGTTCTGGCTATTGGCATCACACTTAGTGCACTTGTTTTAGTTTTGGGATTGGTTGCTATTTGTTACTTAAGGAAGAAGAGACAACAAAGATCTAGAG CCGCTATTCCAGGTTTTGTCCACAGAAGTCCTGATAGTTTGATGAATGAGGTGGTTTCTTCTAGAGGATACTTAGGTGATGAAAGCAACATGGATGATATAGAGCTGCCATTGTTTGATTGTGATACCTTAACAATGGCTACAAACAATTTCTCTCAAGATAATAAACTTGGAGAAGGAGGCTTCGGTAGTGTTTATATG GGTAGATTGATTGAAGGTCGAAAAATTGCTGTGAAGAGATTATCAAAAAATTCTGGACAAGGAATTGAGGAGTTTAAGAATGAAGCCAAGCTAATTGTCAAACTCCAACATCGAAATCTTGTTCGATTGCTTGGTTGCTGTATTGAAAATGATGAAAAGATGTTGGTGTATGAGTATATGGAAAATAGAGGCCTTGATTCCATTTTGTTTG ACAACTCAGAAAGTAGAGTTTTGCTTGACTGGGAAAGgcgttttaatattatatatggaaTAGCTAGAGGACTTCTTTATTTGCACCAAGATTCAAGATTTCGAATTATTCACAGAGATCTTAAGATAAGTAACATATTACTAGATAGTGAAATGATTCCTAAGATATCAGATTTTGGAATGGCAAGAATATTTGACAAAGATCAAACACAAGCAAAAACATTAAGAGTTGTTGGAACATA TGGTTATATGTCTCCTGAATATGCTATGCACGGAAACTTTTCAGTAAAATCTGATGTTTTTAGTTTTGGTGTTATGGTATTGGAGATCATAACTGGAAAGAAGAATAGAGAGTTTTACAGTGATAACAATGAATTGAATCTTCTGGGAAAT GTATGGAAACATTGGCATGAAGGAACCGCATTGACacttcttgatccatcaatctgcAATTCATACACAGAAGCTGAAGTTGTAAGATGCATACATATTGGGCTCTTATGTGTCCAAGAACATGCAGAAGATAGACCAACAATGTCTTCAGTGATCTTAATGTTAAGTAGTGAAACTTCATCTTTGCCAAATCCTAAAACTCCTGGATTTTCCATAAAGAAAATTCATCCAAAGACCGAGTCATCTTCAAGTAGTGTAAATCAAGTTACCGTCACAATGTTAGATGCTAGGTAG
- the LOC112785331 gene encoding protein FAR1-RELATED SEQUENCE 5-like, giving the protein MECYGGMGKANGLSPNESENELCLSNNDVVDENDLRKVELLSDEDGREYGYVTGLTAEDIMKKVFRSEEHAYEFFGRLGKCNGFGVRKGDYAKDEDGSVVRRRFFCNRAGLRDGKHYNRLDRKRCHRPETRTNCQALMSVYLDKGSSVWKVRKVILEHNHELIPTGMVHMIRSFRAISGSAKAHMDGMHTYGFPTSKILGYMAGIAGGYSSLGFTKKDAYNYMDRSKRAKVVDGDMNAAIVYLEGKAAADPMSMARYNLTEEGMLGNMFWADGPSRVDFQHFGDVVAFDSTYKKNKYNRPLVIFLGSNNHKQTTIFGFGLVLDETISSYKWMLENLLEVMCGKLPSVVVTDGDESMIAAVREVLPLATHRLCAWHLQKNVTSNSNEQMFRDVFAKWLYADMEVEEFECEWAQVAEQYGLLNKYWALQLY; this is encoded by the coding sequence ATGGAGTGCTATGGTGGGATGGGCAAGGCAAACGGTTTGTCTCCAAATGAAAGTGAAAACGAGTTATGCCTTTCAAACAACGACGTTGTTGACGAGAATGACTTAAGAAAGGTTGAGTTGTTGTCGGATGAAGATGGTCGTGAATATGGTTACGTGACTGGGTTGACTGCAGAGGACATAATGAAAAAGGTGTTTCGAAGTGAAGAGCATGCATATGAGTTTTTTGGTAGGTTAGGGAAATGCAACGGATTTGGGGTTCGTAAGGGAGACTATGCAAAGGATGAAGATGGGAGTGTAGTGAGAAGGAGGTTCTTCTGTAATCGGGCTGGCCTAAGGGATGGAAAACACTACAACAGACTAGACAGGAAGAGATGCCATAGGCCTGAGACACGCACGAATTGCCAGGCCCTTATGTCTGTATACCTTGATAAGGGTAGCTCGGTTTGGAAGGTTCGGAAAGTAATCCTCGAGCATAACCACGAGTTGATACCGACGGGAATGGTTCATATGATCCGAAGTTTCCGGGCGATATCGGGTTCTGCAAAGGCCCACATGGATGGAATGCATACGTATGGGTTTCCGACATCTAAGATATTGGGGTACATGGCTGGGATTGCGGGTGGTTATTCTTCTTTGGGTTTTACCAAGAAAGACGCATACAACTATATGGATCGGTCGAAGCGTGCAAAGGTGGTTGATGGAGACATGAACGCTGCTATAGTATACCTGGAAGGCAAGGCAGCTGCTGATCCCATGTCTATGGCCCGGTACAATTTGACTGAAGAAGGTATGTTGGGAAACATGTTCTGGGCAGATGGTCCTAGCAGGGTTGATTTTCAACACTTCGGAGACGTAGTTGCATTCGATTCGACGTataagaagaacaagtacaataGACCCCTAGTCATATTCTTAGGTTCAAACAATCACAAGCAAACAACAATTTTTGGTTTCGGTTTGGTTTTAGATGAGACAATCAGTTCATACAAGTGGATGTTGGAGAACTTGTTAGAAGTCATGTGTGGGAAGCTGCCCTCTGTAGTCGTTACCGATGGAGATGAATCAATGATTGCTGCAGTTAGGGAGGTGTTGCCCCTGGCGACCCATAGGTTGTGTGCATGGCATCTGCAGAAGAATGTGACCTCGAACAGCAATGAGCAGATGTTCCGTGATGTCTTTGCCAAGTGGTTGTATGCTGACATGGAGGTTGAAGAGTTTGAGTGTGAATGGGCACAGGTTGCTGAACAATATGGGTTACTTAATAAGTATTGGGCGTTACAATTGTATTAA